A section of the Phaseolus vulgaris cultivar G19833 chromosome 8, P. vulgaris v2.0, whole genome shotgun sequence genome encodes:
- the LOC137826402 gene encoding 3'-5' exonuclease-like, which translates to MLDQNGVPISSQNATSTRVAAISVVDHCLPYDTHNLYDVTFHTHTIHTLLTSDPSLVHSWISTNVRSNRTQLMVGLDIEWRPNTQRNMQNPVATLQLCLGQHCLVFQILHSPSIPPSLVSFLADPNITFVGVGIEEDAEKLLEDYNLHVVNVRDLRSLAAQKLGDRELNQAGIKSLGLRVLGLEVEKPKRVTRSRWDNPWLTPVQVQYATVDAFLSYEIGRSLSSPA; encoded by the coding sequence ATGTTAGATCAGAACGGCGTTCCGATCAGCTCGCAAAACGCCACCTCCACCCGCGTGGCCGCCATAAGCGTGGTGGACCACTGCCTCCCCTACGACACCCACAACCTATACGACGTCACTTTCCACACCCACACCATCCACACCCTCCTCACCTCCGACCCCTCCCTCGTCcactcctggatctccaccaaCGTCCGCAGCAACCGAACTCAGCTCATGGTGGGCCTGGACATCGAGTGGCGGCCCAACACACAGCGCAACATGCAGAACCCCGTCGCCACGCTCCAACTCTGCCTCGGCCAACACTGCCTCGTCTTCCAGATCCTTCACTCCCCTTCCATCCCTCCTTCCCTCGTTTCCTTCCTCGCCGATCCCAATATCACGTTCGTTGGCGTTGGGATCGAAGAAGACGCTGAGAAGCTTCTAGAAGACTACAATCTCCATGTTGTTAATGTTCGTGATCTTCGTTCTCTCGCTGCGCAGAAGCTTGGTGATAGGGAGCTGAACCAGGCCGGGATTAAGTCGCTGGGCCTCCGCGTGCTGGGCTTGGAAGTTGAAAAGCCCAAACGGGTCACGAGGAGTAGATGGGATAATCCCTGGCTCACTCCAGTGCAGGTTCAGTATGCTACGGTTGATGCCTTTCTCTCTTACGAAATTGGACGCAGTTTGAGTTCTCCAGCTTAA